In a single window of the Desulfovibrio mangrovi genome:
- a CDS encoding ABC transporter ATP-binding protein: protein MSAEPLYQLSGVGREYEGPAEKVTVIRSLDLTIGQGESIAIIGSSGSGKSTLLHLLGTLDNPSWGTILFRGQDLGQFSPQAKASLRNREIGFVFQFHHLLPEFTTIENVAMQALIGGVARSEAFDRARDALGLVGLHGRLMHRVTTLSGGERQRAAIARAILMRPAVLLADEPTGNLDERTGNAVAEQLMHLNEELGMTLVVVTHNAELAALMQRRLELRAGELYDQTV from the coding sequence ATGTCCGCAGAGCCGCTATATCAGCTGTCCGGAGTGGGCAGGGAGTATGAAGGTCCTGCTGAAAAGGTGACCGTGATACGGTCTCTGGACCTCACAATCGGGCAGGGAGAATCCATCGCAATTATCGGATCATCCGGTTCAGGTAAAAGTACCCTCTTGCATCTCTTGGGAACCCTTGATAATCCTTCGTGGGGCACCATACTTTTTCGTGGGCAGGATCTTGGGCAGTTTTCCCCTCAGGCCAAGGCTTCCCTGAGGAATCGTGAAATTGGTTTTGTCTTCCAGTTTCACCACCTGTTGCCGGAGTTCACTACCATCGAGAACGTGGCCATGCAGGCCCTCATCGGTGGGGTTGCCCGATCTGAAGCCTTTGACAGAGCGCGTGATGCATTGGGGCTGGTTGGTCTTCACGGACGGCTCATGCACAGGGTAACCACCCTTTCCGGAGGCGAAAGACAACGAGCCGCAATTGCCCGTGCCATCCTGATGCGCCCTGCGGTATTGCTCGCCGACGAGCCTACCGGCAATCTTGATGAGCGCACCGGCAATGCTGTTGCAGAACAGCTTATGCATCTCAATGAAGAACTGGGAATGACCCTTGTAGTTGTTACCCATAATGCGGAATTGGCGGCATTGATGCAACGCCGTCTTGAACTGAGAGCTGGAGAACTGTATGACCAAACTGTTTAG
- a CDS encoding lipoprotein-releasing ABC transporter permease subunit, producing MSFESFIALRYLMARSKQTFISVISVTSILGVALGVASLIVVLGVMNGFTKDLRDKILGVNAHAITMSIGGGFSNYDSVMNTVKGVSGVTGVTPFIYSEVMISTANGVKGLVLRGVDPDTAEEVLSIREHMEDGSFASLKEDGMPGIIIGKELAKRLGVGIGGRVNLLSPTGTKTATGFTPRVRMCRIVGLFKTGMWEYDSSLGFVSLASARDLLGWKDDSVTGLEMTVKDVYRADRVAEDVTAALGGYPYYSRNWMEMNANLFAALKLEKTAMGIILTLIVLVGSFSIVTTLVMLVMEKTRDIAILMSMGATRSQIRRIFMLQGTIIGAIGTALGFALGLLVAYLLKKYQFIDLPKGVYSLDTLPVLIEWVDLFIIGVSAMLLCFVATIYPARQAAGLEPVEALRYE from the coding sequence ATGAGCTTTGAATCATTCATTGCGCTGCGCTACCTCATGGCGCGCAGCAAACAGACGTTCATATCCGTCATATCGGTTACATCCATACTCGGAGTCGCCCTGGGGGTTGCCTCCCTCATCGTGGTTCTGGGGGTTATGAACGGCTTTACCAAGGATCTTCGTGACAAGATTCTTGGCGTGAACGCCCATGCCATCACCATGTCGATTGGCGGCGGCTTCAGCAACTATGATTCCGTAATGAATACCGTGAAAGGGGTCTCCGGTGTAACCGGAGTAACCCCTTTCATTTATTCGGAAGTCATGATCTCCACGGCCAACGGTGTGAAGGGACTGGTGCTGCGCGGGGTTGACCCCGACACGGCGGAAGAGGTGCTTTCCATTCGTGAGCACATGGAGGACGGCTCCTTTGCCAGCCTCAAAGAGGACGGCATGCCCGGCATTATTATTGGCAAGGAGCTGGCAAAACGGCTTGGCGTGGGGATAGGCGGCAGGGTGAACCTGCTTTCGCCTACCGGTACCAAAACCGCCACCGGTTTCACTCCCCGTGTGCGCATGTGCCGTATAGTCGGCCTGTTCAAGACGGGCATGTGGGAGTATGACTCCTCTCTGGGGTTTGTTTCCCTTGCCTCCGCGCGTGACCTGCTGGGCTGGAAGGACGATTCCGTTACCGGCCTTGAAATGACTGTGAAGGATGTCTACCGCGCCGACAGGGTGGCGGAGGACGTGACCGCGGCATTGGGCGGATATCCTTACTATTCGCGCAACTGGATGGAGATGAATGCCAACCTCTTTGCAGCGCTCAAGTTGGAAAAGACCGCCATGGGCATCATTCTGACCTTGATCGTGCTGGTAGGCTCCTTTTCCATTGTCACCACGCTTGTCATGCTGGTCATGGAGAAGACGCGTGATATCGCCATCCTCATGTCCATGGGGGCAACCCGCAGCCAGATTCGTCGCATTTTCATGCTGCAGGGAACCATAATCGGCGCCATAGGCACGGCGCTCGGGTTCGCGCTTGGTCTGCTGGTGGCATACCTGCTCAAGAAATATCAATTCATTGATCTGCCCAAGGGCGTTTATTCGCTGGATACGCTTCCGGTGCTCATCGAATGGGTGGATTTATTCATCATAGGTGTTTCGGCAATGCTGCTTTGTTTCGTCGCCACGATCTATCCTGCCCGTCAGGCTGCCGGTCTCGAGCCTGTAGAGGCTCTGAGGTACGAATAA
- a CDS encoding OmpH family outer membrane protein — MRKIIVLSLLMTLVAAVPAFAGKIGYVDSIKLVTESEPAKAASEKMEKDFGPENKEVTNLIQQYKKKMEEMKVQAAALSESAREDKKVELLRLKRDVEDRQRALARKVQAANESVRHTIAAMIVKATQDFAKKNQYDMVFDKAYPSMVYAAPGLDVTKEVLVELNRVYREGKK; from the coding sequence ATGCGTAAGATTATTGTTCTTTCTTTGTTGATGACTCTGGTGGCTGCAGTGCCCGCTTTTGCTGGTAAAATCGGCTACGTGGATTCCATCAAGCTCGTGACCGAGTCCGAGCCTGCAAAGGCAGCATCCGAGAAGATGGAGAAGGACTTCGGTCCTGAGAACAAGGAAGTGACCAACCTCATTCAGCAGTACAAGAAGAAAATGGAAGAAATGAAGGTGCAGGCCGCTGCTCTTTCCGAGTCTGCCCGTGAGGACAAGAAGGTTGAACTGCTTCGCCTCAAGCGCGATGTTGAAGACAGGCAGCGTGCTCTTGCCCGTAAGGTTCAGGCTGCCAACGAGAGTGTGCGCCACACTATCGCCGCCATGATCGTGAAGGCTACGCAGGACTTCGCCAAGAAAAACCAGTATGACATGGTGTTCGACAAGGCTTATCCTTCCATGGTGTATGCAGCCCCCGGTCTGGACGTAACCAAGGAAGTGCTGGTTGAGCTCAACCGCGTGTATCGCGAAGGTAAGAAGTAG
- a CDS encoding FapA family protein, with the protein MKVGVARYIPPRGNGRPLTIERIQKLLREAGVKVPVSIKGVEKLLECIASGSPIDRIVIARGLQPENGTDACIVPYGNTSFPVFPGQPIGNLVPATPPKSGMRVDGTEFPPQSPHKPREITIPADCNCYLDEGSNEIVPSVYGLVSITDVSINIRPLVRISEDRLTVTATLYYRDMLAKPVSAERVRLMLQAMNVPDALIDIDAITSALARSERTGSPEADVVLARGRLPLHGVDGFVEMLQREDDAAAVGKAASDGSIDFRNRGIMPSVQSGETVAVIHPPTAGISGMDVYGETLPAEMGKAANVTLDKSVVLAQDGCSAVAQISGLAQYVGGVLSVQEVVEVKGDVDFSSGNVQVATGSVKVKGAVLSGFSVKAPGAVVVGEAVESARIIAGGNIEVSGGIVMQGKGFVRCGGNVTAKFISEAMIEAREDVIVHDSILHSTIMCGGMVLATSGRGRIQGGSITCRKGIRALEVGNALGTPTNIILAASSKATRDIEKERDSVKEALAKLSAKFGEAPAEEILMHARPDQYKVIEAAMGLRDKLTERLDTLREILLEARQKAAERMKDTTIKVTGVVHPGTVVTIGEAMFTVSSPLQAVTFRYIPESRTIEAASA; encoded by the coding sequence ATGAAAGTCGGAGTGGCCCGATATATTCCTCCTCGGGGTAACGGCAGGCCGCTTACTATCGAGCGTATTCAGAAGTTGTTGCGCGAAGCGGGAGTAAAAGTTCCTGTCAGCATAAAAGGGGTGGAGAAACTGCTGGAGTGCATTGCCAGCGGAAGCCCCATCGACAGAATAGTCATTGCACGGGGACTGCAGCCGGAAAACGGTACGGATGCCTGCATCGTGCCATACGGCAACACGAGTTTTCCGGTCTTTCCCGGCCAGCCTATTGGCAATCTTGTGCCTGCCACCCCGCCCAAATCCGGCATGCGCGTGGATGGAACTGAATTTCCCCCCCAGTCTCCTCACAAGCCTCGCGAGATAACCATTCCTGCAGACTGCAACTGTTATCTTGATGAAGGCTCCAATGAAATCGTTCCCTCAGTGTACGGACTTGTATCCATTACGGATGTTTCCATCAATATCAGGCCGCTGGTCCGTATTTCCGAGGACAGGCTGACCGTCACAGCAACACTGTACTACAGGGACATGCTGGCAAAGCCTGTGAGTGCGGAACGGGTGCGCCTCATGTTGCAGGCCATGAACGTGCCTGATGCATTGATCGACATTGACGCCATAACCAGCGCTCTGGCCCGGAGCGAGCGTACGGGAAGCCCGGAAGCGGATGTGGTTCTGGCCCGTGGCAGGCTGCCGCTTCACGGTGTGGACGGTTTTGTGGAAATGTTGCAGCGCGAGGACGATGCCGCAGCGGTGGGCAAGGCCGCGTCGGACGGTAGCATTGACTTCCGCAACCGGGGCATCATGCCTTCCGTGCAGAGCGGTGAGACCGTGGCAGTCATCCATCCTCCGACAGCCGGCATCAGCGGAATGGACGTGTATGGCGAAACCTTGCCTGCCGAGATGGGGAAGGCGGCCAACGTGACGTTGGACAAGAGTGTGGTCTTGGCGCAGGACGGTTGTAGCGCGGTGGCTCAGATATCAGGGCTGGCCCAGTATGTCGGCGGTGTTCTGTCTGTGCAGGAAGTGGTGGAAGTAAAGGGAGACGTGGATTTCAGCTCAGGTAACGTGCAGGTTGCCACCGGTTCCGTAAAGGTTAAGGGGGCAGTGCTTTCCGGCTTTTCCGTCAAGGCTCCCGGGGCTGTTGTGGTGGGCGAGGCGGTTGAATCTGCCCGCATCATTGCCGGTGGAAATATTGAAGTGAGCGGCGGAATCGTCATGCAGGGCAAGGGGTTTGTCCGGTGCGGCGGCAACGTGACGGCCAAGTTCATTTCCGAAGCCATGATTGAGGCGAGGGAGGATGTGATCGTGCATGACTCCATACTCCACTCGACCATCATGTGTGGTGGAATGGTACTCGCCACATCCGGACGTGGGCGTATTCAAGGCGGCAGCATCACCTGCCGCAAGGGGATCAGGGCGTTGGAAGTGGGCAATGCCCTTGGCACTCCCACAAACATCATTCTGGCTGCGAGCTCCAAAGCCACCCGGGATATAGAGAAAGAGCGTGACAGCGTGAAGGAGGCCTTGGCGAAGCTGTCTGCAAAGTTCGGGGAAGCACCCGCCGAGGAGATTCTCATGCATGCCCGTCCTGATCAGTATAAAGTGATAGAGGCGGCCATGGGGTTGCGGGACAAGCTGACAGAACGTCTTGATACATTGCGGGAGATACTGCTTGAAGCCAGGCAGAAGGCGGCAGAGCGGATGAAGGATACCACCATAAAGGTGACGGGTGTTGTACATCCGGGTACGGTCGTCACCATTGGCGAGGCGATGTTTACCGTTTCCAGCCCGTTGCAGGCGGTGACCTTCAGGTACATTCCCGAATCGCGGACTATTGAAGCCGCTTCCGCTTAA
- a CDS encoding calcium-binding protein, protein MKRLVLAALITCLWTSPGFADDKFGKMDKDGNDSVSWEEFEAHHPNMRKAAFETIDKDSDGAISHDEWHAFMGSHGADGKAMGGGMGQGMQMPPKGGKGMPPGHPPTGKDGGKMLIEPPKKAE, encoded by the coding sequence ATGAAACGACTTGTACTGGCGGCTCTCATCACCTGCCTGTGGACCTCCCCCGGTTTTGCTGACGATAAATTCGGCAAGATGGACAAGGACGGCAACGATTCCGTCAGCTGGGAAGAATTCGAAGCCCATCACCCCAACATGCGCAAGGCTGCATTTGAAACCATAGACAAGGATTCCGACGGCGCCATCTCGCATGATGAATGGCACGCCTTCATGGGATCGCATGGTGCCGACGGCAAGGCCATGGGCGGCGGAATGGGCCAGGGCATGCAGATGCCTCCCAAGGGCGGCAAGGGAATGCCCCCCGGCCATCCCCCCACGGGCAAGGACGGGGGAAAGATGCTCATAGAGCCCCCCAAGAAAGCGGAATAA
- the lysS gene encoding lysine--tRNA ligase, with protein sequence MLESFANRDDLNEVVKNRVAKSCDLLEAGYALFPNGFRKEDDFSEIRAEYEGLETEELESLDRVFCCAGRIVANRSFGKVTFFHLLDRSGKMQCYAAREDLGEEVYAVFKKFDIGDIVGVTGTLFRTKTGELTLSCKSVKLLTKSIRPLPEKYHGLKDVEIRYRQRYVDLIVTPRTREIFRKRTQIVREFRRFMEGHGFMEVETPMMQPIPGGATARPFITHHNTLDMQLYMRIAPELYLKRLLVGGFEKVFEINRNFRNEGISTQHNPEFTMCEFYWAYATFEDLMDLTEQLFAHIAQTVCGSTVITYQEQEIDLTPGKWTRMGFAESLEKIGGHTPELYENYDKLAAYIRERGEKVVQGEKLAKLQAKLFDLDVEPRLIQPHFIYHYPTDISPLSRKNEKDPTITDRFELFMTGRELANAFSELNDPVDQRLRFLDQVAEKEAGDDEAHFMDEDYLRALEYGMPPAAGQGIGIDRLVMLLTDSPSIREVILFPLLKPES encoded by the coding sequence ATGCTGGAGAGTTTCGCCAACCGCGATGATCTGAACGAAGTGGTTAAAAACAGGGTGGCGAAATCCTGTGACCTGCTTGAGGCGGGATACGCCTTGTTCCCCAACGGATTCCGCAAGGAAGACGACTTCTCCGAAATCCGTGCCGAGTACGAGGGGCTGGAGACCGAAGAGCTTGAATCGCTTGACCGGGTCTTTTGTTGTGCCGGACGTATTGTCGCAAACCGTTCCTTCGGTAAGGTGACCTTTTTCCACCTGCTGGATCGCAGCGGCAAGATGCAGTGTTACGCTGCCCGTGAAGATCTAGGCGAAGAAGTATACGCCGTTTTCAAGAAGTTTGATATCGGTGACATCGTCGGCGTGACGGGTACTCTGTTCCGCACCAAGACCGGCGAACTCACGCTTTCCTGCAAGTCCGTCAAGCTGCTGACCAAGTCTATCCGTCCGCTGCCTGAAAAGTATCACGGCCTCAAGGACGTGGAAATCCGTTATCGTCAGCGTTATGTTGACCTTATCGTAACCCCGCGCACCCGTGAGATTTTCCGCAAGCGTACCCAGATCGTGCGCGAGTTCCGCCGTTTCATGGAAGGCCACGGCTTCATGGAAGTGGAAACGCCCATGATGCAGCCCATTCCCGGCGGTGCCACGGCTCGTCCCTTCATCACGCATCATAATACGCTTGATATGCAGCTCTATATGCGTATTGCGCCCGAGCTGTACCTCAAGCGTCTGCTGGTGGGCGGTTTCGAGAAGGTTTTCGAAATCAACCGCAATTTCCGTAACGAAGGTATTTCCACCCAGCATAACCCCGAGTTCACCATGTGTGAGTTCTACTGGGCCTATGCGACCTTCGAGGATCTGATGGATCTTACCGAGCAGCTCTTTGCCCATATTGCGCAGACTGTGTGCGGTTCTACTGTCATTACCTATCAGGAGCAGGAAATTGACCTGACTCCCGGCAAGTGGACCCGTATGGGCTTTGCCGAGTCTCTGGAGAAGATCGGCGGACACACCCCCGAACTCTATGAGAACTATGACAAGCTGGCTGCCTATATCAGAGAGCGCGGTGAAAAGGTTGTTCAGGGTGAAAAGCTTGCAAAGCTGCAGGCAAAGCTCTTTGATCTGGACGTTGAGCCCCGTCTCATCCAGCCTCACTTCATCTATCATTACCCCACGGATATCTCGCCTCTTTCCCGAAAGAACGAGAAGGATCCCACCATCACCGACCGCTTTGAACTGTTCATGACCGGCCGTGAGCTCGCCAACGCCTTCTCGGAGTTGAACGATCCCGTTGACCAGCGCCTGCGTTTCCTTGATCAGGTTGCCGAAAAGGAAGCCGGTGACGACGAAGCGCATTTCATGGACGAGGACTACCTTCGTGCTCTGGAATACGGTATGCCTCCGGCGGCGGGTCAGGGTATCGGCATTGACCGTCTGGTCATGCTGCTGACCGATTCTCCGTCCATTCGTGAAGTTATCCTCTTCCCGCTGCTCAAACCGGAGAGTTAA
- the bamA gene encoding outer membrane protein assembly factor BamA, whose protein sequence is MTKLFRPCLAMVFFALFLLTSSGAYAAPVQDTKIIVLPFEVNAGEDLKYLEDSLPELIAERLVAKGFTVVPQNQVMALIQQQGITELSIAAVRDISLLSGASYAVYGSFNQIGEDVSIDARLVEAYGLQPAKPVFIAKNGLINIIPAVDELVDVASNEMLSKNTIAKISVKGTKVLDPDVVLMRLRSRKGDGLDGKQINEDIKRIFDLGYFSDVTAAIDQTREGMELVFNVVEKSRIEKIVIEGSDAVDEEDILAAMSSKTGAVLNEKLLAQDIDKVLELYRKEGYYLAKLTHKVEEHSNHSASLVFTVEEGNKLYISEVKLQGAEQLDADDVLDELALSPRNMLSWYTGTGVLREDYLERDSAAIGAYYLNRGFMDVAVGEPQVEYLEDGIIITFRVKEGQRYKVGNIAFKGDLIEPDAVLLGLIEMDEWKEDEIYLNYSQIQNDTNKLTEYYTQHGYAFAEVDFDTRKVDGETIDLTYKVSKKNKVYVRNVSIEGNTQTRDNVIRRDVLLADGEVFDGAKLQKSNKKLNSLGYFSAAEVQMVPTENPDEVDLKVKVKEQNTGALMAGVGWNTWGGVGISGSVSEKNLWGRGYTASVKGTFSGKGNRYDLYFYNPRLYDSKYSLSVNTYLAKTEYDDYTYSVLGGETQVGRPISDKTKIFAGYRLDFYKIYEVDEDASKMLKDRSGDRIGSVVSASFVRSSVDDPLRPTSGMYTTGRAEYGGGVLQGDDDFIKLVGDTRAYYALNKDNVLMGRVKGGALLESQSGEEVPIVERFWIGGINSVRGYKTSDFAVLNEDGDKIGGNRMAFVNLEYQWYFNNEFGMMLVPFFDAGTNFDDVYERQDTDDILMSYGLEWRWKSPMGDLRFAYGIPLSKVDGDEKDPRFEFAMGQTF, encoded by the coding sequence ATGACCAAACTGTTTAGACCTTGCCTTGCAATGGTCTTTTTCGCACTCTTCCTGCTTACCTCCTCGGGAGCCTATGCTGCTCCTGTTCAGGACACGAAAATCATTGTGCTGCCTTTCGAGGTGAATGCCGGTGAAGACCTGAAGTACCTTGAAGACAGCCTGCCAGAACTGATTGCCGAGCGGCTTGTAGCAAAGGGCTTTACGGTCGTTCCTCAAAATCAGGTCATGGCCCTGATTCAGCAGCAGGGCATTACCGAACTTTCCATTGCCGCCGTGCGCGACATCTCCCTGCTGTCCGGTGCTTCCTACGCTGTTTATGGCAGCTTCAACCAGATCGGCGAGGATGTATCCATTGACGCCCGCCTCGTGGAAGCCTATGGCCTGCAGCCTGCAAAGCCCGTGTTCATTGCCAAGAACGGGCTCATCAACATCATCCCTGCCGTGGATGAACTTGTTGATGTCGCTTCCAATGAGATGCTCAGCAAGAACACCATTGCCAAAATTTCTGTAAAGGGCACCAAGGTGCTTGATCCCGATGTCGTGCTTATGCGTCTCCGTAGCCGAAAGGGCGACGGGCTTGACGGTAAGCAGATCAACGAGGACATCAAGCGTATTTTTGATCTCGGATATTTCAGCGACGTGACTGCCGCCATTGATCAGACCAGAGAAGGAATGGAACTGGTTTTCAATGTTGTGGAAAAGTCCCGCATTGAGAAGATCGTCATCGAAGGTTCCGATGCCGTTGACGAAGAAGACATTCTTGCAGCCATGAGCTCCAAAACCGGAGCCGTTCTGAACGAGAAGCTGCTTGCCCAGGATATTGACAAGGTTCTCGAACTGTACCGCAAGGAAGGGTACTACCTTGCCAAGCTGACCCACAAGGTTGAAGAACATTCCAACCACTCTGCGAGCTTGGTCTTTACGGTCGAAGAGGGCAACAAGCTTTACATCAGCGAAGTGAAGCTGCAGGGCGCAGAACAGCTGGATGCTGATGATGTGCTTGACGAACTGGCTCTTTCTCCCCGCAACATGCTTTCCTGGTATACCGGAACCGGTGTTCTTCGCGAAGATTATCTCGAGAGAGATTCCGCAGCCATCGGCGCATACTACCTGAACCGCGGGTTCATGGACGTTGCGGTGGGCGAACCTCAGGTCGAATATCTGGAAGACGGTATCATAATTACCTTCCGTGTGAAGGAAGGGCAGCGCTACAAGGTTGGCAACATTGCTTTCAAGGGTGACCTGATCGAACCTGATGCCGTACTGCTCGGTCTCATCGAGATGGATGAGTGGAAAGAAGATGAAATCTACCTCAACTATTCCCAGATTCAGAACGATACCAACAAACTGACGGAATACTACACGCAGCACGGCTATGCCTTTGCTGAGGTCGATTTCGATACCCGCAAGGTTGATGGTGAAACCATCGACCTTACCTACAAGGTCTCCAAGAAAAACAAGGTGTACGTCCGCAACGTTTCCATTGAAGGTAACACCCAGACCCGCGATAACGTGATTCGTCGTGACGTGCTGCTTGCTGATGGCGAAGTGTTCGACGGCGCCAAGTTGCAGAAGAGCAATAAGAAACTGAACTCCCTCGGCTATTTCTCTGCCGCGGAAGTACAGATGGTGCCCACTGAGAATCCTGACGAAGTGGATCTCAAGGTCAAGGTCAAGGAACAGAACACCGGTGCTCTTATGGCTGGTGTCGGCTGGAATACATGGGGCGGGGTAGGCATCAGCGGTTCCGTTTCCGAAAAGAACCTGTGGGGGCGCGGCTACACTGCTTCTGTCAAGGGTACCTTCAGCGGCAAGGGAAACCGCTACGACCTGTACTTCTACAACCCTCGCCTGTACGATTCCAAGTACTCGCTGTCTGTGAATACCTATCTCGCAAAAACCGAGTATGACGACTATACTTATAGCGTTCTCGGTGGTGAGACTCAGGTCGGGCGGCCTATCTCGGATAAGACGAAGATATTTGCCGGATACCGTCTTGATTTCTACAAGATTTATGAAGTGGACGAGGATGCTTCAAAGATGTTGAAGGATCGTTCTGGTGACCGCATTGGAAGCGTGGTTTCCGCTTCTTTTGTCCGCTCTTCCGTTGATGATCCGCTGCGTCCGACCAGCGGTATGTATACTACCGGTCGTGCAGAATATGGTGGCGGGGTCCTGCAGGGCGATGACGATTTCATCAAGCTTGTTGGTGACACCCGGGCCTACTATGCGCTTAACAAGGACAATGTGCTGATGGGACGTGTTAAGGGCGGAGCCCTTCTGGAGTCTCAGTCCGGTGAAGAAGTGCCCATTGTTGAACGTTTCTGGATAGGTGGTATCAACTCGGTTCGCGGCTACAAGACGTCAGACTTCGCCGTGCTGAACGAGGATGGCGATAAGATCGGTGGCAACCGCATGGCTTTCGTCAACCTTGAATACCAGTGGTACTTCAATAACGAGTTCGGCATGATGCTGGTTCCGTTCTTTGATGCCGGTACGAACTTTGACGATGTCTACGAGCGTCAGGACACCGATGACATTCTGATGAGCTACGGTCTTGAATGGCGCTGGAAATCCCCCATGGGTGATTTGCGCTTCGCATACGGAATTCCGCTCAGTAAGGTGGACGGAGACGAAAAGGATCCCCGCTTTGAGTTTGCAATGGGGCAAACTTTCTAG
- a CDS encoding N-acetylmuramoyl-L-alanine amidase, which translates to MYQARIKRLTVTVLSAFCWLVLFSSLAFGASISTDYKQGYESFTALTKDAKRAKYRSNWKQLEEKFMAVYKRDPKGAYAPKSLYFAARVNEELGKRSFLSSDYQTAAEYYQRVAKRFPNHSWADDCLYRRAELLHVRLHDTDAALQDLNAILQGYTKGDMYNKALALHRQLRKSSGSVAASPAPSPPASRPAVSAAPSRTSDSGELSSIRFQSSNDYTRIVLTVSNEPTYHYQILSADPSRGLPYRLYVDLKNVTIGSGVAGEIEVKDGILRQVRTGTPSNDTTRVVLDFQSVQKYNVFVLDNPYRVVIDVTAPAGGSVAAVPEQAPAPKTRVEEPAPKSSGKQAAKNTPPVTYKAPPGSKKQVGDLIEQLGLTVKTIMIDAGHGGKDPGANANSIREKEYVLRVATMVGDMLKQRGFTVLYTRRDDTFVPLEERTAMANVRKADMFLSFHINAHRSTGISGLETYYLNLASSKSAVRVAARENAVSEKRISDLQFILTDLMLNSKMQESKDLASLIQKNMVGAAKSGGYSVRDNGVRSAPFYVLMGAKMPSVLVELGYCTNKEEAKRLRSEKYLKRLASGVVKGVESYTKQLGRYASM; encoded by the coding sequence ATGTATCAAGCGCGCATAAAAAGACTGACCGTTACAGTCCTCTCTGCTTTCTGTTGGCTTGTCCTTTTTTCGTCATTGGCCTTTGGCGCTTCTATCAGCACTGACTATAAACAGGGCTACGAGTCGTTCACGGCGCTTACCAAGGACGCCAAACGAGCCAAGTACCGTTCCAACTGGAAACAGCTGGAAGAAAAATTCATGGCCGTTTACAAGCGGGATCCCAAAGGGGCCTATGCCCCCAAGTCCTTGTATTTTGCCGCACGGGTGAACGAAGAGCTTGGCAAACGGTCGTTTCTTTCCTCAGACTATCAGACTGCTGCAGAGTACTATCAGAGAGTTGCGAAACGGTTTCCCAATCATAGTTGGGCAGACGACTGCCTTTATCGCAGGGCAGAGCTCCTTCATGTGCGATTGCATGATACCGATGCTGCGCTTCAAGATCTTAATGCCATTTTGCAGGGGTATACCAAGGGGGACATGTACAACAAGGCTCTTGCCTTGCACCGGCAATTACGGAAATCTTCCGGTTCAGTTGCCGCTTCCCCGGCACCTTCGCCCCCTGCTTCACGACCAGCTGTTTCCGCAGCGCCTTCCCGGACGTCCGATTCCGGTGAGTTGAGCAGTATCCGCTTCCAGAGCAGCAATGACTACACCCGTATTGTCCTGACGGTTAGCAATGAGCCTACATATCATTACCAGATATTGTCGGCGGACCCTTCCCGCGGGTTGCCTTATCGGCTGTATGTGGATCTCAAGAATGTGACAATCGGCAGTGGGGTAGCGGGTGAGATAGAGGTGAAGGACGGTATTCTGCGTCAGGTTCGGACTGGTACCCCTTCCAATGACACGACCCGTGTTGTGTTGGATTTTCAGTCTGTGCAGAAATATAATGTATTTGTTCTGGATAACCCCTACAGGGTGGTGATTGACGTCACGGCACCTGCTGGCGGTTCTGTGGCTGCTGTCCCGGAACAGGCGCCTGCCCCCAAGACCCGAGTTGAGGAACCTGCCCCCAAGTCGTCGGGCAAACAGGCTGCGAAGAATACGCCCCCTGTTACATACAAGGCTCCTCCCGGGAGTAAGAAACAGGTTGGCGACCTGATTGAGCAGTTGGGGCTAACGGTCAAGACCATCATGATCGACGCTGGTCATGGCGGGAAAGACCCCGGTGCCAATGCAAACAGTATCCGTGAAAAGGAGTATGTTCTCAGGGTCGCCACAATGGTTGGGGATATGTTGAAGCAGCGAGGGTTTACCGTGCTGTATACCCGTCGCGACGATACCTTTGTTCCTTTGGAAGAACGAACTGCCATGGCCAACGTGCGGAAAGCGGACATGTTCCTGTCGTTCCATATCAACGCCCATCGCAGTACCGGTATTTCCGGCCTGGAGACGTATTACCTTAACCTTGCCAGCTCCAAGAGTGCCGTGCGGGTCGCTGCCAGAGAAAACGCTGTCAGTGAGAAGCGTATCAGTGACCTGCAGTTTATTCTGACGGACCTCATGTTGAACTCCAAGATGCAGGAATCCAAGGATCTGGCATCCCTCATTCAGAAGAATATGGTTGGAGCTGCCAAGTCTGGCGGATATTCCGTGCGCGACAACGGAGTACGCAGTGCTCCGTTTTACGTGCTGATGGGTGCCAAGATGCCTTCTGTGCTGGTTGAATTGGGCTATTGCACCAACAAGGAAGAGGCAAAGCGCCTGAGGTCCGAAAAGTACCTCAAGCGATTGGCGTCTGGTGTGGTGAAAGGCGTTGAAAGCTACACCAAGCAGTTGGGGCGTTATGCTTCCATGTAA